One part of the Francisella adeliensis genome encodes these proteins:
- a CDS encoding AAA family ATPase: MSVHSEFNQLLEFLNNRVVGQESLNKRLLIALLGGGHLLVEGAPGLAKTTAIKTLSESIDCSYHRVQFTPDLLPADLTGTEIYVPQQQSFEFQTGPLFHNLLLADEINRAPAKVQSALLEAMGEKQITVGKKTYPLSDLFMVMATQNPIEQEGTYPLPEAQLDRFMMFVKIQYPDPKTEAKILAISRGEALGYVIEHPSIHQDTIFAAQKEVLNVQVSQVIEEYMIELILASRHPEKYSQDIAKWVSFGASPRGTISLDRAARAHAWLNGCDFVSPSDIHAVIYEVLRHRILLTFEAEVDGVTTDDVITKLLKAVPIP; encoded by the coding sequence GTGTCTGTACATAGTGAATTTAACCAACTTTTAGAGTTTTTGAATAATCGTGTGGTTGGTCAAGAAAGCTTAAATAAAAGACTTTTGATAGCATTATTAGGTGGTGGACACTTACTTGTAGAGGGCGCGCCAGGGCTTGCAAAAACTACAGCGATTAAAACTTTATCTGAAAGTATAGATTGCTCTTATCATCGTGTTCAGTTTACTCCTGATTTATTGCCGGCAGATCTTACTGGTACTGAGATTTACGTACCACAACAACAAAGTTTTGAGTTTCAAACAGGACCGTTATTTCATAATCTTTTATTAGCGGATGAGATAAACCGTGCTCCAGCTAAAGTTCAGTCAGCATTATTAGAAGCAATGGGTGAGAAGCAAATAACAGTAGGCAAGAAAACTTATCCATTATCAGACCTGTTTATGGTGATGGCAACTCAAAACCCTATTGAGCAAGAGGGAACTTACCCACTACCAGAGGCTCAGCTAGACAGATTTATGATGTTTGTTAAAATTCAATATCCAGATCCAAAGACAGAGGCCAAAATCTTAGCCATAAGTCGAGGAGAAGCTTTAGGATATGTTATTGAACACCCTAGTATTCATCAAGATACTATCTTCGCAGCACAGAAAGAAGTTTTGAATGTACAGGTATCTCAAGTAATAGAAGAGTATATGATAGAGCTTATATTAGCATCTCGTCATCCAGAGAAGTATAGCCAAGATATTGCTAAATGGGTATCCTTTGGGGCTAGTCCTCGTGGAACAATATCTCTTGATAGAGCTGCTCGTGCTCATGCTTGGTTAAATGGTTGCGATTTTGTATCCCCAAGTGATATACATGCTGTAATTTATGAAGTTCTTCGTCATAGAATCCTGCTTACATTTGAAGCTGAAGTAGATGGTGTTACTACTGATGATGTTATTACAAAACTATTAAAAGCTGTACCAATCCCATAA
- the cyoE gene encoding heme o synthase, translating to MSSFKNYFQLAKPGIIFGNLITLTGGFLLATHRQIGFEYITLFLYVMIGVALMIASGCVFNNCYDQDIDSTMERTQKRPLVTGDISLAMALVYGSILFVLSCMILYALVNPLTLYIILVGFVVYVVIYTISKRLTIHATVLGGISGAIPPVAGYTAVVNGLDYNALGLFLILFFWQIPHSYAIAMLYKDDYKKVSLPMLPLVKGVAYTKKIMLVYLVPFVVSCSIPYLLGTADLVSFVVCMFVAIYWLYKSVVSYKQDDDRAYAKTVFKISIIVVTVISLCLG from the coding sequence ATGTCTTCTTTCAAAAATTATTTTCAATTAGCTAAACCAGGTATCATCTTTGGTAATTTAATCACTCTTACTGGTGGTTTTTTATTAGCTACTCATCGCCAAATTGGCTTTGAATATATTACTCTTTTTTTATATGTAATGATTGGTGTAGCATTGATGATAGCTTCTGGCTGTGTATTCAATAACTGCTATGACCAAGACATAGACAGTACTATGGAGCGCACACAAAAGCGACCACTCGTAACAGGCGATATATCTTTAGCTATGGCTTTAGTATATGGTTCGATACTTTTTGTGTTAAGCTGTATGATTTTATATGCTCTAGTCAACCCGCTTACTTTATATATAATTTTAGTTGGCTTTGTAGTTTATGTAGTTATATATACTATCTCGAAAAGACTTACTATCCATGCTACTGTGCTTGGTGGTATATCTGGGGCTATTCCGCCTGTAGCAGGCTATACTGCTGTAGTAAATGGTCTAGACTATAATGCTTTAGGATTGTTCTTAATACTCTTCTTTTGGCAGATACCACACTCGTACGCTATAGCTATGTTATATAAGGATGATTATAAAAAAGTTAGTCTTCCAATGTTACCTTTGGTTAAAGGTGTTGCCTATACAAAAAAGATAATGTTAGTTTATCTTGTGCCTTTTGTGGTTTCGTGTAGCATACCGTATTTGCTAGGCACAGCAGACTTAGTTTCGTTTGTTGTCTGTATGTTTGTGGCTATATACTGGTTATACAAATCAGTAGTATCATATAAGCAGGATGATGATAGAGCTTATGCTAAGACTGTTTTTAAAATATCTATAATTGTAGTTACTGTCATCAGTCTTTGTTTAGGTTAA
- the cyoD gene encoding cytochrome o ubiquinol oxidase subunit IV: MSGLYDKDTGAAYGTHKTYIKGFVFSIVITTIAFALVGFKVFSPAVLCIAVAVLAITQLFVQLVYFLHLSTDSEARWNLVSAIFAVMVVAIILAGTMWIMFDLYAMMM; this comes from the coding sequence ATGTCAGGATTATATGATAAAGATACTGGTGCTGCTTATGGTACGCACAAGACTTATATAAAAGGTTTTGTATTTTCAATAGTTATTACAACAATAGCTTTCGCATTAGTTGGTTTTAAGGTGTTTTCTCCTGCAGTATTGTGTATTGCGGTAGCGGTGCTTGCTATAACTCAATTATTTGTTCAGCTAGTATACTTCTTGCATTTAAGTACAGATTCAGAAGCTCGTTGGAACTTAGTAAGTGCTATATTTGCTGTAATGGTAGTAGCAATTATTCTTGCTGGTACAATGTGGATTATGTTCGATCTATATGCAATGATGATGTAA
- the cyoC gene encoding cytochrome o ubiquinol oxidase subunit III, whose translation MSTVTADNNHHDDHHHFDGSKNVFGFWIYIMSDCVLFATLFAVYAVFHKHTFGGADAQELFSLPYVFVETMLLLVSSFTFGLAMLNRNSDNINHVIKFLWVTFFLGLGFIIMEVHEFYELAMEGHTWASSAFLSSFFTLVGTHGLHVSMGLIWIVSMIFQLKKHGMTPMTKTKMTYLGLFWHFLDIVWIFVFSIVYLLGAV comes from the coding sequence ATGAGTACAGTAACTGCAGATAACAATCACCACGACGACCATCATCACTTCGATGGTTCTAAGAACGTCTTTGGTTTTTGGATTTATATTATGAGTGACTGTGTGCTTTTTGCTACACTGTTCGCTGTATATGCGGTGTTTCACAAGCATACATTTGGTGGAGCTGATGCTCAAGAGCTTTTTAGCTTACCTTATGTTTTTGTGGAAACTATGCTACTACTTGTAAGTAGTTTTACTTTTGGTTTAGCAATGCTTAATCGTAATTCTGATAACATTAATCATGTGATTAAGTTTTTATGGGTTACATTCTTCCTAGGTTTAGGCTTTATCATTATGGAGGTTCATGAGTTTTATGAGCTTGCAATGGAAGGTCATACTTGGGCTAGTAGTGCATTCCTGTCATCATTCTTTACTTTAGTCGGTACACATGGTCTTCATGTATCTATGGGTCTTATATGGATCGTTAGCATGATATTCCAACTTAAAAAGCATGGCATGACACCGATGACTAAGACTAAAATGACTTATTTAGGTTTATTTTGGCATTTCTTAGATATCGTATGGATATTTGTATTCTCAATAGTTTATTTATTAGGAGCGGTATAA
- the cyoB gene encoding cytochrome o ubiquinol oxidase subunit I, giving the protein MLEALIGKLSDPHLVFPYLYEPVSQQLIILVMFIGISVGGVALLGGITYFKKWGYLWSEWFTTIDHKKIGTMYVIVALVMMVRGFVDAAMMRTQQALASGDSTGYLIPEHFDQIFTAHGVIMIFFVAMPLIFALMNWVIPLQIGARDVAFPYMNSLSFWLFVVGAMLINISLLVGDFAHAGWLAYPPFSDITYSPTVGTDYYIWGLQISGIGTLMTGINFFVTIIKMRCKGMTLMKMPVFTWASLCSVILVIAAFPVLTVTLGLLTLDRYFGTHFFTTSGGGDQMMYVNLIWIWGHPEVYILVLPMFGVYSEVVATFSKKPLFGYATMVWATIAITVLSFAVWLHHFFTMGASANVNAFFGIMTMIIAIPTGVKIFNWLFTMFRGRIAFTTPMLWLVGFMIVFSVGGMTGVLLSVPGVDFQMHNSVFLIAHFHNVIIGGVVFGAFAGLTYWFPKIFGFTLNERLGKYGFWCWFIGFFVAFMPLYVLGMMGMTRRLYHYDASTGYQTLLVVAWFGAMIIALGIFFQVLQLVVSIRDRDQNRVGADVWGSGRTLEWAIPSPVPFYNFSHEPEVSDRDDFWSQKEKGLSFDGKPVDAEKTYEDVHMPKNTSVGLIIGIFSFVFGFAMVWHIWWLAAVGVVGMIGTVLRRSFDYSIDYYVKAKEVKEVESKYTKEGELR; this is encoded by the coding sequence ATGCTAGAAGCATTAATCGGAAAGCTAAGTGATCCGCATCTGGTTTTTCCATACTTGTATGAACCGGTAAGCCAACAATTAATCATACTTGTTATGTTTATAGGTATATCGGTCGGCGGTGTGGCATTACTTGGTGGAATTACTTATTTTAAAAAGTGGGGATACTTATGGAGTGAGTGGTTTACAACTATTGACCATAAGAAAATAGGTACGATGTATGTAATCGTAGCTTTAGTAATGATGGTTCGTGGTTTCGTTGATGCCGCGATGATGAGAACACAACAAGCATTAGCTTCTGGCGATAGCACAGGATACTTGATTCCTGAGCATTTTGATCAGATTTTTACTGCTCATGGTGTAATCATGATTTTCTTCGTTGCTATGCCATTGATTTTTGCACTTATGAACTGGGTGATTCCTCTTCAGATTGGTGCTAGAGATGTAGCATTTCCTTATATGAACTCATTAAGTTTCTGGCTATTCGTAGTTGGCGCAATGCTTATCAATATTTCTTTATTGGTAGGTGATTTTGCGCATGCTGGTTGGTTAGCTTACCCACCATTCTCAGACATAACTTATAGTCCGACAGTTGGAACAGATTATTATATTTGGGGATTACAGATTTCAGGTATCGGTACACTAATGACTGGTATCAACTTCTTTGTAACTATCATTAAGATGCGTTGCAAAGGTATGACTTTAATGAAAATGCCTGTATTTACTTGGGCTTCATTATGTTCTGTTATTCTTGTGATAGCTGCGTTCCCTGTATTAACGGTTACACTAGGTCTTCTTACTTTAGATAGATACTTTGGTACTCACTTCTTCACTACTTCAGGTGGTGGTGATCAGATGATGTATGTAAATCTAATATGGATTTGGGGTCACCCAGAAGTATATATTCTTGTGCTTCCTATGTTTGGTGTGTACTCAGAAGTTGTTGCAACATTCTCTAAAAAACCATTGTTTGGTTATGCGACTATGGTTTGGGCAACTATTGCAATTACAGTTTTATCATTTGCAGTATGGCTACATCACTTCTTTACGATGGGTGCAAGTGCAAATGTAAATGCCTTCTTCGGTATTATGACGATGATTATCGCGATACCAACAGGTGTGAAGATATTTAACTGGTTGTTCACTATGTTTAGAGGTCGTATAGCATTTACTACACCAATGTTGTGGTTAGTTGGCTTTATGATTGTCTTCTCTGTAGGTGGTATGACAGGTGTATTATTATCAGTTCCTGGTGTTGACTTCCAAATGCATAACAGTGTATTCCTGATTGCTCACTTCCATAATGTAATTATTGGTGGTGTAGTATTTGGTGCGTTTGCTGGTCTTACTTACTGGTTCCCTAAAATCTTCGGATTTACGCTAAATGAGCGTTTAGGTAAATATGGTTTCTGGTGTTGGTTTATAGGGTTCTTTGTAGCATTTATGCCTTTATATGTACTTGGTATGATGGGTATGACTAGAAGATTGTATCACTACGATGCTTCTACTGGTTACCAAACACTATTAGTTGTAGCATGGTTTGGTGCTATGATTATTGCTTTAGGTATATTCTTCCAAGTGCTTCAGTTAGTTGTAAGTATTCGCGATAGAGATCAAAATCGTGTGGGTGCTGATGTTTGGGGTTCTGGTCGTACTTTAGAGTGGGCTATACCTTCTCCAGTACCATTTTATAACTTTTCACATGAACCAGAAGTTTCTGATAGAGATGATTTCTGGTCACAAAAAGAAAAAGGTCTTAGCTTTGATGGTAAGCCTGTAGATGCTGAAAAGACTTATGAAGATGTTCATATGCCTAAAAACACATCTGTAGGTCTAATCATAGGGATATTTAGTTTTGTATTTGGTTTTGCTATGGTATGGCATATATGGTGGCTTGCTGCTGTAGGTGTTGTTGGTATGATCGGTACAGTTTTACGCAGATCTTTTGACTATAGTATTGACTACTATGTGAAAGCAAAAGAAGTCAAAGAAGTTGAAAGTAAATATACAAAAGAAGGGGAGTTACGATAA
- the cyoA gene encoding ubiquinol oxidase subunit II, translating into MKLKKYIAILLSVLAVLSLAGCKGGIWNPNGVITAQEKELFIIATVLMLIVVVPVIILTLWFAWRYREGANAKYRPEWTHSTALEVVCWGIPAVLILILGIMVWTTTHSLSPYKALESNKKPLEIDVVALDWKWMFIYPEQDIATVNYLELPKDRPVNFKITSAAPMNSFIIPELGGQIYAMTGMTTQLHIIATNNGKYRGFSANYTGTGFAEMQFYAHVVDQGDFDKWVTTVQDGKHQALTWDYFWGNLVKQSIANPVAYYSDVDKNLFSDIVMSYMMPNYKPGDMGKMGDMHHMAM; encoded by the coding sequence ATGAAATTAAAAAAATATATAGCTATATTATTGAGTGTATTGGCTGTACTATCTTTAGCTGGTTGTAAGGGTGGTATTTGGAATCCAAATGGCGTAATTACAGCACAAGAAAAAGAGTTATTCATAATTGCTACAGTTCTTATGCTTATAGTGGTTGTCCCTGTGATAATATTAACTTTATGGTTCGCTTGGCGCTACCGTGAAGGTGCAAATGCTAAGTATAGACCAGAGTGGACTCACAGTACAGCGCTAGAAGTTGTATGTTGGGGTATACCTGCTGTGCTTATCTTAATATTAGGCATAATGGTTTGGACAACAACACACTCTCTTAGCCCTTATAAAGCCTTAGAGTCAAATAAAAAACCTCTTGAGATTGATGTTGTAGCATTGGACTGGAAATGGATGTTTATATATCCTGAGCAAGATATTGCTACAGTAAATTATCTTGAGCTTCCTAAAGATCGCCCAGTAAACTTCAAGATTACATCTGCAGCTCCGATGAACTCATTTATCATCCCTGAGCTTGGTGGTCAGATTTATGCAATGACGGGTATGACTACACAGTTGCATATTATTGCGACAAATAATGGTAAGTATCGTGGTTTCTCAGCTAACTACACAGGCACAGGGTTTGCTGAAATGCAGTTCTATGCTCATGTTGTAGATCAGGGAGACTTTGATAAGTGGGTTACTACAGTACAAGATGGCAAACATCAAGCATTAACTTGGGATTACTTCTGGGGTAACCTTGTTAAGCAATCTATTGCTAATCCTGTGGCTTACTATTCAGATGTTGATAAGAATCTATTTAGTGATATCGTCATGTCTTATATGATGCCTAACTATAAGCCAGGCGACATGGGAAAAATGGGTGATATGCACCACATGGCAATGTAA
- a CDS encoding MFS transporter has translation MYQNEFKTTTYISLIYCFRMIGLFIIFPIFSLYINHLSDATPFLIGLALGVYGLTQAMLQIVLSICSDKYGRKPVILFGLILFIIGSIVAALSTSIYGIIIGRAIQGAGAIGSTLSALVADSTKEENRLKAMSLVGMSIGFSFLIAMMISSILNSIIGLSGIFWLTAIFGFISIFMLSRIPTPKTSTFHHEGKTVFTLLKDVVSHKELLKLNYGIFSLHACLTALFIVIPPIMTNILEVKADYQWVIYLPVLIISFSMMFPFVMIAEVKRKMRSYFIIAVAILSISIGLLTLSYTHVFILSVLLTFFFAAFTFLESCLPSLVSKIAPVGSKGTAMGVFSSCQFFGIFVGGMVGGVVYHHFHIAGVLTLCLTLGILWLIVSIMMAEPTYLNSKIYKLKNNSHDAKIALEEILAAQTGVYEYNTCLDEQAVYIKIDKKEIEEENLVKRIKHLIIF, from the coding sequence ATGTATCAAAACGAATTCAAAACTACAACATACATATCTTTAATCTATTGTTTTAGAATGATTGGTCTATTTATAATATTTCCGATCTTTAGCCTATACATAAACCATCTAAGTGATGCCACACCATTTCTTATAGGCTTAGCTCTTGGAGTATATGGGCTTACACAAGCAATGCTTCAAATAGTACTAAGTATATGCTCTGACAAATATGGCCGTAAGCCTGTAATACTTTTTGGCTTGATACTATTCATAATAGGTAGTATTGTCGCTGCTCTCTCAACCAGCATTTATGGAATCATCATTGGTAGGGCCATTCAAGGTGCTGGAGCAATAGGAAGTACTCTTTCAGCATTGGTCGCTGATTCTACAAAAGAAGAAAACAGGCTAAAAGCAATGTCCTTAGTTGGCATGTCTATAGGATTTTCTTTTCTTATTGCGATGATGATAAGCTCTATTCTTAATAGCATTATAGGTCTTTCTGGTATATTTTGGCTGACTGCAATTTTTGGCTTCATAAGCATATTTATGCTTAGCAGGATTCCAACACCAAAAACATCAACCTTCCATCACGAAGGAAAAACTGTATTTACACTCTTAAAAGATGTAGTAAGCCATAAAGAATTGCTTAAACTTAACTATGGTATTTTCAGCTTACACGCTTGTTTAACCGCATTATTTATTGTTATTCCACCTATTATGACAAATATCTTAGAAGTAAAAGCTGATTACCAATGGGTAATATATCTACCTGTTTTAATAATATCTTTCTCAATGATGTTTCCATTTGTCATGATCGCTGAAGTAAAACGAAAAATGCGAAGCTACTTTATAATAGCTGTTGCGATTCTAAGTATCTCGATTGGCCTTCTTACTCTTAGTTATACGCATGTCTTCATACTAAGTGTTCTACTTACATTTTTCTTTGCCGCATTCACTTTTCTTGAATCATGCTTACCTTCTTTAGTTTCTAAGATAGCTCCTGTTGGTAGTAAAGGAACTGCAATGGGAGTATTTTCAAGCTGTCAGTTTTTCGGAATATTTGTAGGGGGTATGGTTGGCGGCGTTGTCTATCATCACTTTCACATAGCAGGAGTTCTAACTCTTTGTTTAACTCTTGGCATTTTATGGTTGATAGTATCAATAATGATGGCAGAGCCAACATATCTAAACTCAAAAATATATAAGCTGAAAAATAATTCCCATGATGCAAAAATAGCTCTAGAAGAAATACTTGCAGCACAAACAGGAGTTTATGAATATAACACATGCCTAGATGAGCAAGCGGTTTACATAAAAATTGATAAAAAAGAAATTGAAGAAGAAAATCTCGTAAAAAGAATTAAACACCTCATAATTTTTTAA